A single region of the Streptomyces virginiae genome encodes:
- a CDS encoding glycoside hydrolase family 64 protein yields MPRRKLLAVTAGLALGVPAAAAWLEMSANATTTATLPLDLVNTTSNNTVYAYVLGRDPAAGGTWAFIQANGSSLYHPPAPANDQTPLGVDCAIPLNASGAGARRVTLPRLDSGRIYFSVGTKLTFLVNRGGGLALPSVSNPTDPNANVAHDFCEFTFNSDQLYANITFVDMVSLPIAFQLETGQGTQTVRGLPADGLSRVAAALRAQSAADGSDWSRLIVTAGGRDVRVLSPNLAIRGNNALFRGYFDGYVDEVWNKYRSTDLRIDTQFTWGTVTGRVNGDVLAFPGVGSFAKPSTLSIFSCSDAPFTTGNDLMGNLSARLAAAFNRTTLLDNPHQPTAEKPAAFYTRPRTNHYARILHNTTPDHLGYAFPYDDVHPAGVDFEGKVQSGTPGRWTITVGGVAGGGTPDPTPTATATGGGVSAFTTIQAEGFNAQSGAQVEACSDDGGGSAVGHLSNGDWLKFSAVAFGSTGATRFDARVASGAAGGVSGLVQVRLDSPTAAPVGGFAVANTGGWQAWRTVPADIRRTTGTHDVYLTFDSGQSSDFVNVNWFSFA; encoded by the coding sequence ATGCCCCGTAGAAAACTCCTCGCCGTGACGGCGGGCCTGGCCCTGGGCGTGCCCGCCGCGGCAGCCTGGCTCGAGATGAGCGCCAACGCGACCACCACCGCCACGCTCCCCCTGGACCTGGTGAACACCACCAGCAACAACACGGTGTACGCCTACGTGCTCGGCCGTGACCCCGCGGCCGGCGGCACCTGGGCCTTCATCCAGGCCAACGGCTCCAGCCTGTACCACCCGCCGGCTCCGGCCAACGATCAGACCCCGCTCGGGGTCGACTGTGCCATCCCGCTCAACGCGTCCGGCGCCGGAGCCCGGAGGGTGACGCTGCCGCGCCTGGACAGCGGCCGTATCTACTTCTCCGTCGGCACGAAGCTCACCTTCCTGGTGAACCGCGGCGGCGGTCTGGCCCTGCCATCGGTGAGCAATCCCACTGACCCCAACGCGAACGTCGCTCACGACTTCTGCGAATTCACCTTCAACAGCGACCAGTTGTACGCCAACATCACGTTCGTCGACATGGTCTCGCTGCCGATCGCCTTCCAACTGGAGACCGGGCAGGGCACCCAGACGGTGCGCGGGCTGCCCGCCGACGGACTGTCCCGGGTCGCCGCCGCGCTGCGGGCCCAGTCCGCCGCCGACGGCAGCGACTGGAGCCGGCTGATCGTCACCGCGGGCGGCCGCGACGTGCGCGTACTCAGCCCCAACCTGGCAATCCGCGGCAACAATGCCTTGTTCCGCGGCTACTTCGACGGCTACGTGGACGAGGTGTGGAACAAGTACCGTTCCACCGACCTGCGCATCGACACCCAGTTCACCTGGGGAACCGTCACCGGCCGGGTGAACGGCGACGTCCTCGCCTTCCCCGGAGTCGGCAGCTTCGCCAAGCCGTCCACCCTTTCGATCTTCTCCTGCAGCGACGCGCCCTTCACCACGGGCAACGACCTGATGGGCAATCTCAGCGCACGGCTCGCCGCCGCCTTCAACCGCACCACCTTGCTGGACAACCCCCACCAGCCGACCGCCGAGAAGCCCGCCGCCTTCTACACGCGGCCGCGCACCAACCACTACGCCCGCATCCTGCACAACACCACCCCCGACCACCTCGGGTACGCCTTCCCGTACGACGACGTTCACCCGGCCGGAGTCGACTTCGAGGGCAAGGTGCAGTCCGGCACACCCGGCCGCTGGACCATCACGGTCGGCGGTGTTGCCGGCGGCGGCACACCAGACCCCACGCCGACCGCCACCGCCACGGGCGGCGGGGTCAGCGCCTTCACGACCATCCAGGCCGAGGGGTTCAACGCCCAGTCCGGAGCACAGGTCGAGGCCTGCTCCGACGACGGGGGCGGATCCGCCGTCGGCCATCTGTCCAACGGCGACTGGCTCAAGTTCTCGGCCGTCGCCTTCGGCTCCACCGGCGCCACCCGCTTCGACGCCCGCGTCGCTTCAGGGGCCGCCGGTGGAGTCAGCGGCCTGGTCCAAGTCCGCCTCGACAGCCCCACAGCCGCCCCGGTCGGCGGCTTCGCCGTCGCCAACACCGGCGGCTGGCAGGCCTGGCGTACCGTCCCCGCCGACATCCGCCGCACCACAGGAACCCACGACGTCTATCTGACCTTCGACAGCGGCCAGTCCTCCGACTTCGTCAACGTCAACTGGTTCTCCTTCGCCTAA
- a CDS encoding contact-dependent growth inhibition system immunity protein: MSMKPIDFDRRYGELDHVISAYLGQPADDGPDRPGLALRAYLRHTWHTRPWALSVAEQQLRACANNPPGRMRQRLGEFYPVPDIGLSDSEIQAWLVQLADHIKQSIESGEVPRPSELPETRWEWHARFPELGQFLGGWFSQDMPDEFTDHEAAVRDYADSTDRTLVARVVGEIRELLALGLDEADHAVAVSELGMELEPPGDHSAGSWLSAVADELSGFRPQYA, translated from the coding sequence ATGTCCATGAAGCCCATCGACTTCGACCGCCGCTACGGCGAGCTGGACCACGTGATCAGCGCCTACCTCGGCCAGCCCGCCGACGACGGACCCGACCGGCCCGGCCTCGCCCTCCGGGCCTACCTGCGGCACACCTGGCACACCCGCCCCTGGGCCCTGTCCGTCGCGGAGCAGCAACTGCGCGCCTGCGCCAACAATCCGCCCGGTCGGATGCGTCAGCGGCTCGGCGAGTTCTACCCGGTCCCGGACATCGGTCTGTCCGACTCCGAGATCCAGGCATGGCTCGTCCAGCTCGCCGACCACATCAAGCAGAGCATCGAGAGCGGCGAGGTTCCTCGCCCATCGGAGCTGCCCGAGACCCGTTGGGAATGGCATGCGCGTTTCCCCGAACTCGGACAGTTCCTCGGCGGCTGGTTCTCGCAGGACATGCCGGACGAGTTCACCGACCACGAGGCGGCCGTCCGCGACTACGCCGACTCGACGGACCGCACTCTCGTGGCCCGCGTCGTCGGGGAGATCCGCGAGCTGCTCGCACTCGGACTGGACGAGGCCGACCACGCGGTCGCCGTGTCGGAACTGGGAATGGAGCTCGAACCGCCGGGAGACCACTCGGCAGGCAGCTGGCTCAGTGCCGTTGCCGATGAGCTGAGCGGCTTCCGGCCCCAGTACGCGTAG
- a CDS encoding sel1 repeat family protein, whose amino-acid sequence MASWFRRRSEPDEELAELTVAAELGDDVAMGNLAVRLQVKGDRDGALHWWGRAWAAGNVVAGFNLGMLHAVAGDANRAQVIWEKTAALGDPDAMLGLVKQALEHGDAAGVERWAPVIVAQDEAFPITALGLAFWDCGDLARAMHVLLRAEELGDGYAMEYRAQILDVWGRHEEADALRARAARAERML is encoded by the coding sequence ATGGCTTCGTGGTTTCGTCGGCGGTCCGAGCCGGACGAAGAACTCGCCGAACTGACGGTTGCCGCGGAGCTCGGTGACGATGTGGCGATGGGAAACCTGGCGGTGCGCCTGCAGGTGAAGGGTGATCGGGACGGCGCGCTGCACTGGTGGGGTCGGGCATGGGCTGCCGGGAACGTGGTTGCCGGCTTCAACCTGGGCATGCTGCACGCGGTGGCCGGCGATGCGAACCGCGCGCAGGTGATCTGGGAGAAGACCGCAGCGCTCGGCGATCCAGACGCCATGCTGGGCCTCGTCAAGCAGGCACTTGAGCATGGTGATGCGGCTGGTGTCGAGCGCTGGGCTCCGGTGATCGTGGCACAGGACGAGGCGTTCCCGATCACCGCGCTGGGCCTGGCCTTCTGGGACTGTGGTGACCTGGCGCGCGCCATGCACGTGCTCCTGCGCGCCGAGGAGCTGGGTGACGGGTACGCGATGGAATACCGGGCGCAGATCCTGGATGTCTGGGGCCGGCACGAGGAAGCCGATGCGCTGCGAGCTCGGGCTGCGAGGGCCGAGCGGATGCTCTGA
- a CDS encoding S1 family peptidase: protein MKHATPLRAAVAALLLTVGLGAAHTGVASAVPLPEPAAASSAAAPSASAGLLDAMRRDLGLTASQAEERLSAEKAAAAVEKAARQAAGGAYGGSWYEPSTGRLVVAVTDRAEESEVRALGADTRLVRHSAAALDRAKARLDTLPAPTGVAGWHVDPRTNSVVVTVVRTEREAPAVRAFVDQARAGGPITVAETAQAPRTYAAGTVGGDPYYTGNVRCSIGFSVYGGFVTAGHCGQAGAAVRGWDGSAMGTFQGSSFPGNDYAYVGIHSGWWTVPVVLGWGTIPDQLVRGSAEAPVGASICRSGSTTRWHCGTVLAKNETVNYSQGAVHQMTKTSVCAEGGDSGGSFLSGNQAQGVTSGGWGNCSSGGQTWFQPINEILGRYGLTLHTA, encoded by the coding sequence GTGAAACACGCCACCCCCTTACGCGCCGCCGTCGCCGCCCTGCTCCTGACCGTCGGCCTGGGTGCCGCCCACACCGGCGTGGCGAGCGCCGTCCCGCTCCCTGAGCCCGCCGCGGCCTCGTCCGCCGCAGCGCCGTCCGCCTCGGCCGGACTGCTCGACGCGATGCGCCGGGACCTCGGGCTCACCGCTTCCCAGGCCGAGGAACGGCTGAGCGCGGAAAAGGCCGCCGCAGCCGTGGAGAAGGCCGCACGGCAGGCCGCAGGTGGTGCGTACGGCGGCTCGTGGTACGAGCCTTCCACCGGCCGGCTCGTCGTCGCGGTGACCGACCGCGCGGAGGAGTCCGAGGTGCGGGCACTGGGCGCCGACACCCGCCTCGTCCGGCACAGCGCAGCCGCGCTGGACCGCGCCAAAGCGCGCCTGGACACGCTGCCCGCCCCCACCGGGGTGGCCGGCTGGCACGTCGACCCGCGGACCAACAGCGTCGTCGTCACGGTCGTACGTACCGAGCGGGAAGCCCCCGCCGTACGGGCGTTCGTCGACCAGGCCAGGGCCGGCGGCCCCATCACCGTCGCCGAGACGGCGCAGGCGCCCCGCACGTACGCCGCGGGCACCGTCGGCGGCGACCCGTACTACACCGGCAACGTCCGCTGTTCGATCGGCTTCTCCGTGTACGGCGGCTTCGTGACGGCTGGGCACTGCGGGCAGGCGGGGGCCGCCGTGCGCGGCTGGGACGGGTCCGCGATGGGTACCTTCCAGGGGTCCTCGTTCCCCGGCAACGACTACGCGTACGTCGGCATCCACAGCGGCTGGTGGACCGTACCGGTGGTACTCGGCTGGGGCACCATCCCGGACCAGCTGGTACGCGGCTCCGCCGAGGCACCCGTGGGCGCCTCGATCTGCCGGTCGGGGTCCACGACGCGCTGGCACTGCGGCACCGTCCTCGCCAAGAACGAGACCGTCAACTACAGCCAGGGCGCCGTCCACCAGATGACGAAGACCAGCGTCTGCGCCGAGGGAGGCGACTCCGGTGGCTCGTTCCTCAGCGGGAACCAGGCCCAGGGCGTCACCTCCGGCGGCTGGGGCAACTGCTCGTCCGGCGGCCAGACGTGGTTCCAGCCGATCAACGAAATCCTCGGCCGCTACGGCCTGACGCTGCACACCGCCTGA
- a CDS encoding transposase, whose product MPQVWTRRQRVAGTRWRTRTGAPWRHVPERYGPWGRVYDLFRRRRRDGTWAQILTPLQAAPDAKGLITWGVDVGSTVRRAHPPARRRCCEKGDLQKEPPGGVFIEPTDQGLGHQVRQARRDGRLGKTCACSDTSITSIPATTPCSTGRKRRAPIPELRALVDSSPAEEAEAVRKILALTVQVERKAHRYLDFNGD is encoded by the coding sequence ATGCCGCAGGTGTGGACGCGCCGTCAGCGGGTCGCTGGCACACGGTGGCGGACCCGCACCGGCGCCCCTTGGCGTCACGTACCGGAACGCTACGGGCCTTGGGGCCGGGTCTACGACCTGTTCCGGCGCCGGCGGCGGGACGGCACCTGGGCTCAGATCCTCACCCCGCTCCAGGCCGCGCCGGATGCCAAGGGCCTGATCACCTGGGGGGTCGACGTCGGCTCCACCGTCCGCCGGGCCCACCCACCAGCACGCCGCCGGTGCTGTGAAAAGGGGGATCTCCAAAAGGAGCCGCCCGGTGGCGTCTTCATCGAGCCTACCGACCAAGGCCTCGGTCACCAGGTACGACAAGCTCGCCGCGACGGGCGGCTGGGCAAGACCTGCGCCTGCTCGGATACGTCGATTACGTCGATCCCTGCGACGACACCGTGTTCAACCGGTCGCAAGCGCAGAGCGCCCATCCCCGAACTGCGGGCCTTGGTGGACAGCTCACCCGCCGAAGAAGCCGAGGCGGTGCGCAAGATCCTTGCTCTGACTGTTCAGGTCGAGCGCAAGGCTCACCGGTATCTCGACTTCAACGGCGACTGA
- a CDS encoding family 16 glycosylhydrolase, giving the protein MAAAHRARRRSLGGVVLLVTTALVAAVLMSFNPSVAPHAGAAVVAQTWSDEFDGAAGRAPDAAKWALETGGSGFGNHELQYYTNSTANAALDGQGNLVITARKNTDGGLGCWYGQCQYTSARLNTAKTFTQAYGRFEARIKIPRGQGIWPAFWMLGNDLGSVGWPGSGEIDIMENIGREPNTVHGTVHGPGYSGAGGLGAAYSLPGGRAFADDFHVFAVDWSPNSLVWSVDGTTYKTLTPADTGGNRWVFDHPFFIILNLAVGGDWPGSPDASTSFPQTMTVDYVRASSAGAPAARPIRGIGGMCVDVAGGSDADRTPIQLHDCTGSAAQQWTIGADGTVRALGKCLDVAGGSTTDGAVVQLYTCNGTNAQKWTYTAARDLTNTGAGKCLDAKGNSSADGTRLQTWTCTGAANQKWTVG; this is encoded by the coding sequence ATGGCTGCTGCTCATCGCGCACGTCGCCGCTCTCTCGGCGGAGTGGTGCTCCTCGTGACCACCGCCCTGGTCGCGGCGGTGCTCATGTCCTTCAACCCTTCGGTCGCCCCGCACGCCGGTGCCGCAGTTGTCGCGCAGACCTGGTCCGACGAGTTCGACGGTGCGGCCGGCCGCGCTCCTGACGCCGCCAAGTGGGCTCTTGAGACCGGCGGTTCGGGTTTCGGCAACCACGAGCTGCAGTACTACACCAACAGCACCGCGAACGCCGCGCTCGACGGCCAGGGCAACCTCGTCATCACCGCGCGGAAGAACACCGACGGCGGCCTCGGCTGCTGGTACGGGCAGTGCCAGTACACCTCGGCCCGGCTGAACACCGCCAAAACCTTCACCCAGGCGTACGGCCGCTTCGAGGCCCGCATCAAGATCCCCCGAGGCCAAGGCATTTGGCCCGCCTTCTGGATGCTCGGCAACGACCTCGGCAGCGTGGGCTGGCCGGGTAGCGGCGAGATCGACATCATGGAGAACATCGGCCGCGAACCCAACACCGTGCACGGTACGGTGCACGGCCCCGGCTACTCCGGAGCGGGCGGCCTCGGCGCCGCGTACAGCCTGCCGGGCGGCCGCGCCTTCGCCGACGACTTCCACGTGTTCGCCGTCGATTGGAGCCCGAACTCCCTCGTCTGGTCGGTGGACGGCACGACGTACAAGACCCTCACGCCGGCCGACACCGGCGGCAACAGGTGGGTCTTCGACCACCCGTTCTTCATCATCCTCAACCTGGCGGTCGGTGGGGACTGGCCCGGCAGCCCGGACGCCTCCACGTCCTTCCCGCAGACGATGACCGTCGACTATGTCCGCGCCTCCTCCGCCGGCGCACCCGCCGCACGCCCGATCCGTGGCATCGGCGGCATGTGCGTCGACGTCGCCGGTGGCTCCGACGCCGACCGCACCCCGATCCAGTTGCACGACTGCACCGGCAGCGCGGCCCAGCAGTGGACCATCGGGGCAGACGGCACCGTCCGCGCCCTCGGCAAATGCCTGGACGTCGCGGGCGGCTCCACCACCGACGGCGCCGTCGTCCAGCTCTACACCTGCAACGGCACCAACGCCCAGAAGTGGACGTACACCGCCGCTCGTGACCTCACCAACACAGGTGCGGGCAAGTGCCTGGATGCCAAGGGCAACTCCTCCGCCGACGGCACCCGGTTGCAGACCTGGACCTGCACCGGCGCCGCCAACCAGAAGTGGACGGTCGGCTGA
- a CDS encoding fatty acid desaturase family protein produces the protein MTAIDPTAHLTAEQIEELGRELDAIRDEVIADRGEKDAAYIRKVISAQRKLELVSRGVLLFSIFPPAWLIGTAGLSVAKIMDNMEIGHNILHGQWDWMRDPKIHSTTWEWDHVSPSDQWKHSHNELHHTYTNVIGKDNDLGYGIMRVDEDQRWHPFHLGQPLWNFINACFFEYGIAAYDLELGKNLNKRRRKNPEFRARAKAVGRKIRKQVLKDYVIHPLLSGPSFLPTLAATFTANLVRNIWTHSVIMCGHFPEGVQVFERRSIKGETRGQWYLRQMMGSANISGSSAMHFMTGNLSHQIEHHLFPDLPSNRYAEVAVKVRALFEKYELEYVTGPLPKQVFSAWHKVFRLSLPNKKPKVETPVREQELVAA, from the coding sequence TTGACCGCCATCGACCCCACCGCCCACCTGACCGCGGAGCAGATCGAGGAGCTCGGCCGGGAGCTGGACGCGATCCGCGACGAGGTGATCGCCGACCGCGGCGAGAAGGACGCCGCCTACATCCGCAAGGTGATCTCGGCGCAGCGCAAGCTCGAACTGGTCAGCAGGGGCGTGCTGCTGTTCTCGATCTTCCCTCCCGCGTGGCTGATCGGCACCGCCGGACTGTCCGTCGCGAAGATCATGGACAACATGGAGATCGGCCACAACATCCTGCACGGCCAGTGGGACTGGATGCGAGACCCGAAGATCCACTCCACCACCTGGGAGTGGGATCACGTCTCGCCGTCCGACCAGTGGAAGCACTCGCACAACGAGCTGCACCACACGTACACCAACGTGATCGGCAAGGACAACGACCTCGGCTACGGCATCATGCGCGTCGACGAGGACCAGAGGTGGCACCCGTTCCACCTCGGCCAGCCGCTGTGGAACTTCATCAACGCCTGCTTCTTCGAGTACGGCATCGCGGCGTACGACCTGGAGCTCGGCAAGAACCTGAACAAGCGTCGCCGCAAGAACCCTGAGTTCCGCGCGCGGGCCAAGGCCGTGGGTCGCAAGATCCGCAAGCAGGTGCTCAAGGACTACGTGATCCACCCGCTGCTGTCGGGTCCGTCGTTCCTCCCCACGCTCGCCGCCACGTTCACCGCGAACCTGGTCCGCAACATCTGGACCCACTCGGTGATCATGTGCGGGCACTTCCCCGAGGGCGTGCAGGTCTTCGAGCGCCGGTCGATCAAGGGCGAGACGCGCGGCCAGTGGTACCTGCGCCAGATGATGGGCTCGGCGAACATCAGCGGCAGCTCGGCCATGCACTTCATGACCGGCAACCTGTCGCACCAGATCGAGCACCACCTGTTCCCGGACCTGCCGAGCAACCGGTACGCCGAGGTCGCGGTGAAGGTGCGCGCGCTGTTCGAGAAGTACGAGCTGGAGTACGTCACCGGGCCGCTCCCCAAGCAGGTGTTCTCCGCGTGGCACAAGGTCTTCCGGCTCTCACTGCCGAACAAGAAGCCCAAGGTCGAAACACCGGTCCGCGAGCAGGAGCTCGTCGCGGCCTGA
- a CDS encoding RNase A-like domain-containing protein — protein sequence MLTRTATYPDRETTQWATQEVITRNEQAIHRRLAQSTRPRITLEAAWPSRPDPVGRVLLQAMVFAGRGPVDVRAARVVLRREPGAPHGFVVHTTVPIYL from the coding sequence ATGCTGACGCGAACCGCCACCTACCCCGACCGGGAAACCACCCAATGGGCCACCCAGGAGGTCATCACCCGTAACGAGCAAGCCATCCACCGCCGGCTCGCCCAGAGCACCCGCCCCCGGATCACCCTCGAAGCGGCCTGGCCCTCCCGTCCCGATCCGGTCGGCCGTGTCCTGCTCCAGGCCATGGTCTTCGCCGGGCGCGGGCCCGTGGACGTACGGGCCGCGCGGGTGGTGCTCCGGCGCGAGCCCGGCGCGCCCCACGGCTTCGTCGTACACACCACCGTCCCGATCTACCTGTAG
- a CDS encoding SMI1/KNR4 family protein — MLDHRPPLSSVSDFTTWEPVLRLMLAADTDRRAARPARVAGRISRYGTSLAYRGSMSSTARAAVEDIQRALARGGVQEIAFRAETQPDGRTTLGLVWPSPVVEPALGYPDLGVLVLVEGSPAEPWLRRPDPVPGAVAAPSADPELLERTLRDLLPGAIGATEEEIAAAEARLGVTLSDELKVLYRVTRVYGGDDEFDLAEADRAGDAVGCELSGLEHLNSVDAAVRNPGWHYGATRAVSRAPDAAVQGLAGSPGWIGFGSNGGDEFAVDLTPGPAGYFGQIILVSHEQSLGADLVADSLTDFVLGRTREEPRDRRGDKPPAAAKVGTGCLGTIQAAAHPALEVLSIGAWDGTPFSLAPVAGLPRLRTLTAMPGTLADPLEIAELTALEFLEIGAQEWRVLLDAGAVPRTLKAAAIQVRDQDHLPVVALANEILALWDRPEIVQTLLAGDLGPPA; from the coding sequence ATGCTTGATCACAGACCCCCTTTGTCATCGGTATCCGACTTCACGACCTGGGAGCCCGTTCTGCGGCTCATGTTGGCCGCCGACACAGATCGGCGTGCCGCCCGGCCGGCGCGTGTCGCAGGGCGCATCAGCCGGTACGGCACGAGCCTTGCGTACCGGGGGTCCATGTCGTCGACAGCGCGGGCCGCGGTGGAGGACATTCAGCGGGCGCTCGCGCGCGGCGGAGTCCAGGAGATCGCGTTCAGGGCGGAGACCCAGCCGGACGGTCGGACCACGCTCGGCCTGGTCTGGCCGAGCCCGGTCGTGGAACCGGCTCTCGGCTACCCGGATCTGGGAGTGCTCGTTCTGGTCGAGGGCTCCCCCGCAGAGCCCTGGCTCCGCCGTCCCGATCCGGTGCCTGGAGCGGTGGCGGCGCCATCGGCGGATCCGGAATTGCTGGAGCGGACGCTGCGCGATCTTCTGCCCGGCGCCATCGGAGCGACGGAGGAGGAGATCGCCGCCGCCGAAGCGCGCCTTGGCGTCACGCTGTCCGATGAGCTCAAGGTGCTGTACCGGGTGACACGGGTGTACGGCGGCGACGACGAGTTCGATCTCGCGGAGGCGGACCGGGCCGGCGATGCGGTCGGCTGCGAGCTCTCCGGCCTGGAGCACCTGAACAGCGTCGACGCGGCAGTGCGCAACCCCGGCTGGCATTACGGCGCGACGCGTGCGGTCAGCAGGGCACCCGACGCCGCCGTGCAGGGTCTGGCCGGCTCTCCTGGCTGGATCGGCTTCGGGAGCAACGGCGGCGACGAATTCGCCGTCGACCTGACCCCCGGCCCCGCCGGCTACTTCGGGCAGATCATCCTGGTCAGCCACGAGCAGAGCCTCGGTGCCGACCTCGTGGCCGATTCCCTCACCGATTTCGTCCTGGGCCGGACGCGGGAAGAACCCCGTGACCGCCGCGGAGACAAGCCGCCCGCCGCGGCCAAGGTCGGCACCGGTTGCCTGGGGACAATCCAGGCCGCCGCCCATCCCGCCCTGGAAGTCCTGTCCATCGGAGCCTGGGACGGCACACCCTTCAGCCTCGCGCCTGTCGCCGGACTACCCCGCCTGCGCACACTGACCGCCATGCCCGGCACACTGGCCGACCCCCTGGAGATCGCTGAACTCACCGCACTGGAGTTCCTGGAAATCGGCGCCCAGGAATGGCGCGTCCTCCTGGACGCCGGAGCCGTACCGCGCACCCTGAAGGCGGCAGCCATCCAGGTGCGGGATCAGGATCACCTGCCCGTCGTCGCCCTCGCGAACGAGATCCTGGCCCTCTGGGACCGGCCCGAGATCGTACAAACGCTCCTCGCGGGAGACCTCGGCCCTCCGGCCTAG
- a CDS encoding RNase A-like domain-containing protein, which yields MAGTAPPAPNQNGGFDVQPVHVYHASGLVKDAQFAHAGRASALVDALNKYSQSAGRGWGAHNFAVAYMIVTEKFLEARGRSVVSVGGAAVGLTVTANHYVLADWEASGRKGTQPRNAPEPAVIDKPPRYGPVNSIKWSGTGEDADSWWISGILGEFPDWLALIVGPSFQHLLRLGKAHEITPGFKQEDGRNMAQAWRLIAGETTKGSDEFTDAISTITDTRGNSEWQRAMRAFGQSVWGSTEWGRALDENRNRAEIGRSWRTNRDLPPSGRRPVVDVLKKTADTIQETLDHLAQVMDTTRATTERCGKEAARATAKDFTGGLDLRDVTKLAVGAIVGEVMLSFRSHMDQATVDAAVDHYHSEFDAAADKLIKLVPELEEAILSAATYRSEIARAQGFGARSLNEFKQEHSWQRGGESPIPFMYSFDLATNEDLGGGHTLEKHVGKTDEQLLQRHRDQSKPSGKLELMSSSSFADFESAQKYTQYNIRHNTAEIQEWLKNPPPVKRSLSVVVPSIPLEGPLTGDAVTGRTSRGVNNVPMPVEDAKGVRTRLQYDPNLNPPFVVHTSSPE from the coding sequence ATGGCAGGAACCGCTCCGCCCGCTCCGAACCAGAACGGCGGCTTCGACGTCCAGCCGGTGCACGTCTACCACGCCTCGGGGCTGGTGAAGGATGCGCAGTTCGCCCACGCCGGCCGGGCATCCGCGCTCGTCGACGCGCTGAACAAGTACAGCCAGTCCGCCGGCAGAGGCTGGGGTGCCCACAACTTCGCGGTTGCCTACATGATCGTGACGGAGAAGTTCCTGGAAGCCCGGGGCAGGAGCGTGGTCAGCGTCGGCGGCGCCGCCGTGGGCCTGACCGTCACCGCCAACCACTATGTGCTGGCCGACTGGGAGGCGAGCGGTCGCAAGGGTACGCAGCCGAGGAACGCCCCGGAGCCCGCCGTCATCGACAAGCCGCCCCGGTACGGCCCCGTCAACAGCATCAAGTGGTCGGGCACCGGAGAGGACGCCGACTCCTGGTGGATCTCCGGGATCCTCGGCGAGTTCCCCGACTGGCTCGCCCTCATCGTCGGGCCCTCGTTCCAGCATCTTCTGCGCCTCGGGAAGGCACACGAGATCACTCCTGGCTTCAAGCAGGAGGACGGCCGGAACATGGCACAGGCCTGGCGCCTCATCGCGGGCGAAACCACGAAGGGCTCCGACGAGTTCACCGATGCCATCTCGACCATCACCGACACGCGCGGCAACAGTGAATGGCAGCGCGCGATGCGCGCGTTCGGACAGAGTGTCTGGGGCTCGACCGAGTGGGGCAGGGCCCTCGACGAGAACCGCAACAGGGCGGAGATCGGCCGTAGTTGGCGGACCAATCGCGATCTGCCGCCCTCGGGCCGGCGTCCCGTCGTCGACGTGCTGAAGAAGACGGCGGACACGATCCAGGAGACCCTCGACCACCTGGCCCAGGTCATGGACACCACCAGGGCGACGACCGAACGCTGCGGCAAAGAGGCCGCCAGGGCCACGGCCAAGGACTTCACGGGCGGCCTGGACCTGCGGGACGTCACCAAGCTCGCGGTCGGCGCCATCGTCGGCGAAGTCATGCTCTCGTTCCGGTCTCACATGGACCAAGCGACCGTGGACGCAGCTGTCGACCACTACCACAGCGAGTTCGACGCAGCAGCGGACAAGCTGATCAAGCTCGTACCGGAGTTGGAAGAGGCGATCCTCAGCGCCGCGACGTACCGGTCCGAGATCGCGCGCGCCCAGGGGTTCGGTGCGCGGTCGCTCAACGAGTTCAAGCAGGAACACAGCTGGCAGCGCGGCGGCGAGAGCCCCATCCCGTTCATGTACTCGTTCGACCTGGCGACGAACGAGGACCTCGGGGGCGGGCACACCCTGGAGAAACACGTCGGCAAGACCGATGAGCAGCTGCTTCAGCGGCACCGGGACCAGTCCAAGCCGTCCGGGAAGCTCGAGCTCATGTCGTCGTCGAGCTTCGCCGACTTCGAGTCCGCCCAGAAATACACTCAATACAACATTCGCCACAACACCGCGGAAATCCAGGAATGGCTGAAGAATCCTCCCCCGGTCAAACGTTCACTGTCCGTCGTCGTGCCGTCGATACCGTTGGAAGGCCCGCTCACCGGAGACGCAGTGACCGGACGGACCTCTCGGGGTGTGAACAACGTGCCGATGCCCGTTGAGGATGCCAAGGGTGTGAGAACGCGCCTCCAGTACGACCCGAACCTGAATCCGCCTTTCGTCGTCCACACATCGTCACCTGAGTAG